A region of the Littorina saxatilis isolate snail1 linkage group LG12, US_GU_Lsax_2.0, whole genome shotgun sequence genome:
gagttgtaaggggggggggttcctccttttatgggggggcaaatcagcgaagtggcgaaggcgcgcgaactaggggggtccgggggcatgctcccccggaaaatttttgaaaatcaGTTAAAATCtttgcaatctggtgcattctgggccttattttgagggttaagagcagcattgttttaatgctaaaactagtaaaaaaaacaaaaaacactcaaagcaaggtacatgctttttccaggggtggggttccggaacccctggaacccccccccccccccccccccccccccccccctgggtccggccctgcacacgcacgcacgcatacgcaGACACAAACACCATCGTCGTGTTGGAGGAATATGGGAATATAGTGCGGACTCACCAAATGATCTGGCGTTTCCGCATGGTTGAGCAGTGCAGTTCATCCCAATGGCGGTGCAGACACAATCGTTGCAGCCATCCGCCGCCCGCCATTTCTGACCCACGGTGTAGTGGTCTTGCACGCCGTAACTGCAGACGGGGTCCCCTGGGGCGCCTAAGTGATCTGAACGCAGCAAAATATGTTTTTATTATCATTGTCGTCGTTATCGTCACCGTTATTGTCGTCACCattcatcatcaacatcaaccaCCCATTTATCCATCTATCCATGTATCAAATCGTTTGttcgatcccccccccccccccccctcgatgttaCCTGTTCTGGCAGAGTCTGTGATTTCCCTACTTTCTACCAGAGTCTGTGATTTCCCTACTTTCTACCAGAGTCTGTGATTTCCCTACTTTCTACCAGAGTCTGTGATTTCCCTACTTTCTACCAGAGTCTGTGATTTCCCTACTTTCTACCAGAGTCTGTGATTACCCTACTTTCTACCAGAGTCTGTGATTACCCTACTTTCTACCAGAGTCTGTGATTACCCTACTTTCTACCAGAGTCTGTGATTACCCTACTTTCTACCAGAGTCTTTGATTACCCTACTTTCTACCAGAGTCTTTGATTACCCTACTTTCTACCAGAGTCTGTGATTACTCTACTTTCTACCAGAGTCTGTGATTTCCCTACTTTCTACCAGAGTCTGTGATTTCCCTACTTTCTACCAGAGTCTGTGATTACCCTACTTTCTACCAGAGTCTGTGATTTCCCTACTTTCTACCAGAGTCTGTGATTTCCCTACTTTCTACCAGAGTCTGTGATTTCCCTACTTTCTACCAGAGTCTGTGATTTCCCTACTTTCTACCAGAGTCTGTGATTTCCCTACTTTCTACCAGAGTCTGTGATTTCCCTACTTTCTACCAGAGTCTGTGATTTCCCTACTTTCTACCAGAGTCTGTGATTTCCCTACTTTCTACCAGAGTCTGTGATTTCCCTACTTTCTACCAGAGTCTGTGATTACCCTACTTTCTACCAGAGTCTGTGATTTCCCTACTTTCTACCAGAGTCTGTGATTTCCCTACTTTCTACCAGAGTCTGTGATTTCCCTACTTTCTACCAGAGTCTGTGATTTCCCTACTTTCTACCAGAGTCTGTGATTTCCCTACTTTCTACCAGAGTCTGTGATTACCCTACTTTCTACCAGAGTCTGTGATTACCCTACTTTCTACCAGAGTCTGTGATTTCCCTACTTTCTACCAGAGTCTGTGATTTCCCTACTTTCTACCAGAGTCTGTGATTTCCCTACTTTCTACCAGAGTCTGTGATTTCCCTACTTTCTACCAGAGTCTGTGATTTCCCTACTTTCTACCAGAGTCTAATGCAAAACTGAGCAACAGAGCAATGAAGAACTGACATGAGAATGATTCCTAACTCATGAATTGTACACATGAccgttggttggttgttgttgttttgtgttaagtTTCTTGAATTAAATCAAAGTTTTGAATCGGCATGTGTTACTAAATTGACACGAACCTCCTTACCCGCTCCAAACATAAAGCATACAGTATTTCAATACGCAAACATACTAAGCCTATCAAGATTAACATTTACCAACATTATGTGATGTATTAATGAGTGCTGAAGCATTAGCATGTTACTTCTGATTCGACCTGTTTCTTTTGCGGTAAAATCTGGAAATTGGTGTGGCATCACACGCCCTCACagcagtgtgtctgtgtgtgtgtgtgtgtgcacggtgtgtgtctgtgtctgtgtgtgtgtgtgtgtgtgtgtgtgtgtgtgtgtgtgtgtgtgtgtgtcagtgcgtatatgtgtgtcagtgtcagtgtgtgtgtgtgtgtgtgtgaggttacatgtggagaaagagagagagagagagagagagagagagagagagagagagagagagagagagagagagaatcgacCAGGATCCAAAACAGTGACAAAATACCATGGGAGGTAATACTCCGGCAAATTCGTGGAACTGTAATTGTAAAGTTATTTCCCGTAGACCATAACTGAATGACAatggtgagacagacagacagacacagacaggcagaggcagacagacagacagacagacagacacagacaggcagaggcagacagacagacagacagacaggcacacagacagacagacagacaggcacacagacagacagacagacacacagacagacacacagacacacagacaggcagaggcagacagacagacagacatacagatagacagacagacagacagacagacagacaggcataataacagatagacagacagacaggcataataacagatagacagacagacagacagacagacagacagacagacagacagacaggcacacagacagacaggcacacagacaggcagacagacagacagacacagacaggcagacagacagacagacaggcacacagacaggcagacagacagacacagacagaggcagacagacacatacaaagacacagaaaagtaagacgtaagacattttattgagagaaacaaagagacagaaagaaagacagatagacagagttAGAGAATCAGTTGTCACACTGAGTTGCACTGACCAGGGCTGACACTGTTGGAACGTACACTGATACATActcacaccggcacacacacacacacacacacacacacacacacacacacacacacacacacacatacacacacacacacacacacacacacacacacacacacacatactcacaactgacacacacacacacacgagagagccagagacacagagacagacagagaggattCTCACCGTGGTTGTCACAGTTGCGCCATGTCTGACACTCCACCCCGAACTGGGTGCACGTGCACACGTTACAGCCGTCCTTGGCCACCCAGGCTTTTCCAACAGCCACGATCCCTCCTCTGGGACCCTGACAGGTCTCTCCAGCAGTCACGTGATTCCATCCTGTCATCACTAAATTGAAAAATGAATTCAGCTGCAGTTTTGAACATTTGAAGGCGTAATAATAGGAACATTTGAAGGCGTAATAATAGGAACATTTTGATTCAGGGTTGATTTCTGTTTCTACATATTTTCTTTATAAAAATTTAATAATTATTGatacatacaagaacaaaaatactcATATGTCGTTTATAAATGTAAATATATTAGTACATGTgtataaaaaacacacacacacagaaacaagagtGGTAAGGTTATATAGCGTGTGTTTATtgacaaaatgaaaagaaactcGATCCAGTGATCTCATAATGAAGATACATGTAGATCCAGTGATCTTATAATGAAGATACTGTAGATCAATTTGCTTCGGACTGTTGTTGCTTCCTGGTTTTCGTTGTACACATGTGTACATCCGACATCAATAGCCTGAATAGGCCCACACAAAAAACAGGATATAATGCAACCAAcatggttgttttgttttagtttttataCATATTCACTTTGAGTACTTAATTGCTTACTGAAAATTATGTAGTGAAATCTACTTACCGAGAATGTTCACCAACAAGAACTCTGTCGTCTTCATGTTCACTTGGTGATCAGCTAGATGATTTGTTTAACACCCTCGCGTTCTGAGTATAGTTGTTGTCACAGAACGTTTTCCTGTTTGTGAATAGTGCCTGGGGTTCACTTTACGCTGTACAGAGCGTGCTGCACACGTTTGGACAGAAAGAACCAAGCGATCGTGTAGCCTATGTGGGTCCAACCAAAATTCCTGAATACTGTAACGGGGAGAAAATGCCTGCGTACAAAAgtgcgtaagtgcgtgcgtgtgtgtgtgtgcgtctgtgtgtgtgtgtgtgtttgtgtgtgtgtttgtgtgtgtgtgtgtgtgtgtgcgtgcgtgcatgtatgtgtttgtgtgtgtgtgtgtgtgtcatcgtcagtttatgtgtgtgtgtgtgtgccttgtgtgcgtgcgtgtgcgtgtatgtgcgtttgcgtatatttgtgtgtatgttggtgtgtatgtgtatttgtgtgtgtgtgtgtgtgtgtgtgtgtgtgtgtgtgtgtgtgtgtgtgtgtgcgtgcgtgcgtgcgtgcatgtatgtgtgttctgatgtcagtgtgtgagtatgtgtgtgtgtgtgtgtgcgtgcgtgcgtgtgcgtgtatgccgtgtgtgtgtgtgtgtgttggtgtgtaagtgttttttcttctgtgtCCGTTTTCGTTCTTTACAACGGAGCTCACATATTTAAAACTTTCATGTAATATTCTTGTCAGTTCAACATTGTTGCCAAGCGACAGAGTCGCGGGAATTCGACATGGAAACCTAAATTTGATATGCGACACACCTTTGTCTTCTCAAAGCAAACCACTATGGCCCAGCAGGTTAATGGCACGTACTTCCCCAGCAGGTTAATGGCACGTACTTCCCCAGCAGGTTAATGGCACGTACTTCCCTAGCAGGTTAATGGCACGTACTTCCCTAGCAGGTTGATGGCACGTACTTCCCCAGCAGGTTAATGGCACGTACTTCCCTAGCAGGTTAATGGCACGTACTTCCCTAGCAGGTTAATGGCACGTACTTCCCCAGCAGGTTAATGGCACGTACTTCCCTAGCAGGTTAATGGCACGTACTTCCCTAGCAGGTTGATGGCACGTACTTCCCCAGCAGGTTAATGGCACGTACTTCCCTAGCAGGTTAATGGCACGTACTTCCCTAGCAGGTTAATGGCACGTACTTCCCTAGCAGGTTAATGGCACGTACTTCCCTAGCAGGTTAATGGCACGTACTTCCCTAGCAGGTTAATGGCACGTACTTCCCTAGCAGGTTAATGGCACGTACTTCCCTAGCAGGTTAATGGCACGTACTTCCCTAGCAGGTTAATGGCACGTACTTCCCTAGCAGGTTAATGGCACGTACTTCCCCAGCAGGTTAATGGCACGTACTTCCCTAGCAGGTTAATGGCACGTACTTCCCTAGCAGGTTAATGGCACGTACTTCCCTAGCAGGTTAATGGCACGTACTTCCCTAGCAGGTTAATGGCACGTACTTCCCTAGCAGGTTAATGGCACGTACTTCCCTAGCAGGTTAATGGCACGTACTTCCCTAGCAGGTTAATGGCACGTACTTCCCTAGCAGGTTAATGGCACGTACTTCCCTAGCAGGTTAATGGCACGTACTTCCCTAGCAGGTTAATGGCACGTACTTCCCTAGCAGGTTAATGGCACGTACTTCCCTAGCAGGTTAATGGCACGTACTTCCCTAGCAGGTTAATGGCACGTGCTTCCCCAGCAGGTTGATGGCACGTACTTCCCCAGCAGGTTGATGGCACGTACTTCCCTAGCAGGTTGATGGCACATACTTCCCCAGCAGGTTGATGGCACGTACTTCCCTAGCAGGTTAATGGCACGTACTTCCCTAGCAGGTTAATGGCACGTACTTCCCTGGCAGGTTAATGGCACGTACTTCCCTAGCAGGTTAATGGCACGTACTTCCCTAGCAGGTTAATGGCACGTACTTCCCTAGCAGGTTAATGGCACGTACTTCCCTAGCAGGTTAATGGCACGCACTTCCCCAGCAGGTTAATGGCACGTACTTCCCTAGCAATCGATTTCTGACCGGCTCGATACAGAGAAAGAATCAACAAATCTTAACTTCAAGTGCACTTTGCTTCAGGTTNNNNNNNNNNNNNNNNNNNNNNNNNNNNNNNNNNNNNNNNNNNNNNNNNNNNNNNNNNNNNNNNNNNNNNNNNNNNNNNNNNNNNNNNNNNNNNNNNNNNNNNNNNNNNNNNNNNNNNNNNNNNNNNNNNNNNNNNNNNNNNNNNNNNNNNNNNNNNNNNNNNNNNNNNNNNNNNNNNNNNNNNNNNNNNNNNNNNNNNNgaatatgtaatttaattggaCTGTAAGTGTAACAATAACTGAGTGAATACTGAGTGATGGCACTTTGTGTTCATGTGCAAATAGACTTCTGGAAGCAACAGATAGAGGGACCAGGActgaaaatatgtataggtccaAACATCTTGGCTGCAAAAACACTGCTCCATCAGAAGACCTCTTCCATGTCAAAAACTTTGGACGTTCAACAGGATATTGGTCAGAACAATAAGCCCGATAAAAAAAGCATGCTTCAGTGATCAAGGATCATGTCTGATAGTGATAACAACCCTGCATCCACCGCGTGCGAAACTGCTATGCAAACAGAGTGGAAAGAAAACCTATCAAAAGAAAAGTTCTTAAGATGCATGGATGAAACGCACAAGCACAAACCCTTAAAATGCCACCAGTGACTTACTTCCCACAATTGGTGTACTGCGATCATTGGTAACGGCTTTCTTAAGCGCTGATCCCTTCTGAATGGACGACAGCAATGCTCCACGTCCTGCTCCTCCCCCTCCCATCTTGGGGGGCCCTTTGCTGGACGGAGGTGGTGGAGGAGGGGGCCCAGGAGctggagggggtggtggtggtggaggcaTCTTTCCTGCCGTCCAGTAATAAATGTCTGCAATAAAATTGTAAAGAGGTAAAGTAAAAAGTTCTTCACCAAGTCGTGAGTTTCTGCTTTATAAATGTGCCTGAAGTCTTTTGTCTGGTATTCACTTTCAGAAAGGAAAGATATtcaagtttgactaaatgtattaataaACATAGAtcaggaatcgagacgaaggtgggagtgtatgtatgtgagtaTGTGTAGAGTATTTCGGAGAAAGCTACaggaccaatcttcatgaaattttattaaaaattcttccagatgatcAATACCCTCACAACTTTTCTCTCTCCACGTtttcgatatatatatatatatgtctttaaTGATGTCATATACTGTCTTTAACTAATTGAAGTTGAGAcaacactgtcacacccttatatttcaaaaaaaatctttgactcagtccagactatgggattacaaattttttttgcatttcagcttggaagcttgaCAATTAAATAATTattttgctcattaaagttgtgaTTAAATTCGAATTTTCACCAACAGATTAAATGATTCCATCGTAATTCTTATTCatcaggggtgtcgtttgggtcggcccttcggccaatcgccgattttgtttttactttggccgaaactttcatgtccctatcggccaaatgtccgaagagtattcgcctaaatcggccaaagtttgtccagtttttgtattggtcaggctttgattgctaaaactgctgccaatgtacttagtcaactgactgacgtttatttgcttcgcgaataccaaaaacgaaacatcaatgttttgaacggaagctattgccaaaaaatatagacactctcagcgtttgcgttcgccggttcgcgatagtttatcagtcagtcagtgctttcgatttggatttgaacatcatgtcgcaaccaaaaaagacaaaaactaaattggccaaggtttgctacccttcgccaaggtaagtgattccggacaaaatgacaggaacaccgcgtatgtggacagtgtcagtgtgagtggtagtagtgttGTCGAGTCAATCGAAGCAGACGATAGTCACCGCGAATCGaaatctgctgagccagagaatGAAAAGCGTCCTCCAAATCGTGGTTTCCAAGCAAAATGGCTCACCCTACACGGTTTTGTATTGGTGTTTTAACAGTCATGTTTCCCAAGGCTTGTCAAGTTTAGCATAAGATTGGAagagttttactttcaagaaattaaagttaaaggtttgaaaaagtttcagagtTCTAACTGGTGTCTGATGTTAATAAATCAGCAAAGCTGATCGTTTCAGTTAGCAACATATAATCCAGGggcggattgggggggggggggggggggtggtgttacGGGGTTTCTGGACGACAATGCCAAAATTGGATGAAGATTTGAGAGATTCTTCTAAGGTGCAAGAGACGAATTTGAAGATAGCAAGTGAACAGACCAGGTTCTGATAAATGCAGGCAAGACAATTGTccctttttgttttgatagatggTTGGGATCAGTGCAAATGAATTGAGTTAAAATAATGACAATAATCTACCTATTTCGGGCTTTTTCAAAAAGgaggtttatttttattttttatttgataTTTCATTGTGTGCTTCTTTGTTCATGCACTCGCACTGCTGACAGGGACAACGCTTTACCAAGTAGATTTTAGCTTTTGGATTCAGTTTCAATTCGTTAGGAATTCATACAAGTTGCACTTACAACATAAAGCAAAATCATTTCTTTTTGGTTTCATTCTGGCTCACAGACACATGAACGCGTGTATGtcaaaaagaaagacacaaagaggATGGATATTTTTGCATAGAAAAAACAAGGACCTAATCATGCACTGGTTACAATACCTAATAAACGCCCATCCCCTACTTTTGGGCGAATTTGCGTATAACTATAAGCAGGCTGGGCATTTATATTGACTGTGCTATACGATAACTAGTACCAGTACTTACCATCAATAATAAAGAATACAAAATTACAACCAATGTCATGTGACACTCTAATACTTATCAGCAGAGCAAAATACTATTTTAAAGCCACTTAGGATCTGcttaaataaatgaaaagatGCGACTAGAGAATGAAAATCAAGAAAATGTGGTACACACAATTTTTGTAAATCAATTAATCATGAGCCTGAGTGCATAGTATAGAGAGCTCTATTATTATATTATCCATGCAGTCATGTTGCACAACACAGATCTAGGCCCCACAGGTAAGATCACAAATCATTCAGTTCTTTCAGCCTTTTGAGGGTGTAACTCAAACTCAGGTTGCCCATGGTGATGTCACTaccactatgagtatgactatCAGGGTTTACTCAAATTACTGTACTGTTTTCGTTTATTCACAACAGTGTTCCTTTCTTCTTTTACTGAACCTTCCAGCAAACATAAAACAGTTTGCTGGTGAAGAGgtccagggatgtcgttaggcgtcggacatcggacatagaccgattgaAGGGCTCAAATGTctgattcacatagccgcatggcggtcagatgtcctttcgttttgaactgagcgctgtcattgtccgataagaacttgattccttcggacagcgtgaTATTCGATATTTTCcgttcaagatacacattttcaaaaagcgaccgagcactctcgcgtacaggtgcactgaagttgtgtaGTGCTGATCTTGCGTTTTCGGGAATTCAGAACCGTATGTGATATGAGCCGTTTGGGTAATGTACACCCTTCTGCAGCACGCTAAAGTTAGGAGTTCGGGAActagacaactccaactgactataagtcttgcgtctgcttttggtttcagtttgagacattttgacgaagcgcattgaattatgccaccgaaataaaACTAAGGCCTGCCAAAGATCAACAAAAGCTGAAGACCTTTGGCTTttcaacggcatcctgtgctacGTTTGGGTCAAAAACAGGCTAAAACACGGCAGCTAGTGTCGCCGCTAAAACTGACACAACCACGGAAAGagaagttttgtcttttttacAGAACATGGTGTCGGCATAGCAGAAAATTCGATGGACagtgttttgcacaaaattatgatgtcctattgaaatttctgaaagcggtcaaatgtcctattgattctGAAGAGTTCAGGACATAATTTTGTCCTATAGGTGTGAATTTGTAACAACATCCCTGGAGGTCCTTTTGAACTCTACAccaaaacaaatgttttcaaCTACAGGTCTGATGTTAATGATACTTAAGTTAATAACatatattattcccccctctgcttatttctctctgtaaacttgtagggctagttatctttcggtaacttacccaacaatcaaaatcacttacccaacgacaggcctgaatcctcgatagctcatgggtagagactgtacacattgtggatctactttttgcgactcaaaagttcagaacactctaatgtacaaaatatacatttctggagcaaacaatacaaccataccgcatttgaaccagcaactacaggcttgaacacatgaatctcaatacaaaatccatgagtttggttgttttctgaattcagatctgccgtgcacaatcgtttatcgctagcaagattccaaggaaaagtaactctcatattttgtctagcgacacgagtagttccccttccagatttcggctgcatcgacaagactgcaatccgacgatcagttttcaacaatatttcattttataaacagatcacacgcaatcaattgcaaacatttaatcaacttaaagaatatgcagcggtttcatacactattttgcccaaaaaaactgaacttcatacagtttttaacgttggaacacgggtgtaaaccttcgtctgctagtgctagtcacattcgaggaaagaacatttcctgagcgataccaaaacatgaacagaacacacactatctgcctttaccgccacagcagaatgacaacataactttgtacttgattttagttcaaagcaaggaaactgacaagaagtgttgacagaattgaatgatttgcacggaactattcAACCGCgaattaatcgatcgcctgcgcagggagactggttgggtgaatatgattcgatcaaactttcgcacaaaaactcctcttttctttgaataactgaagaaaggaggaataaagaggttacataccttgtctcagtgattatcaaaaataatggtctcagttcgcggtcatgaaaaagctcggcatgtaacctctacatatatactcggcatgtaacctctacatatagtAGGTATACTTATAGTTTATATTTTTGctaatactaatagtaataataaatatttattttaatAATCAGCTTTGGCAATGTGACAAACCTTTGAAGTTTGATATCAAAACAAGTGAGTGGGCACTTCGTGGACATTAAAAATGTCACTCACAGCAATGCACAAAAACTACAGCATTGTGATTATTTACTGCTCAAGGCAGGTTTTGAGTTTTAAAATTGAGTTATGCTGTCGGGTATGTCTATCAATGTATCATTTCTTTCTCAGGAGAAGCGTTTACTGATTGCTATCTGACGTTAACAAGCAAGGAAGGAAAAGCTTTTCAAGCGTTACAGTACTTATTTCCTGGTCAGAGAGCACAAACCAGTACAATTCACGAGCAATGACAGTTGACACAGTTGGTGGATCACAAACGATGTCGCTTGATTCTGATGACACATCTATCTGCCTTTCAGTGCACTATGGAGTATTTTCCACTACCCATTGCCAGTCTTCACAAAATGCAGGTACAACAGTAAAACTAACAGAAGGTTTATGAAGCGTGTGCAACAGTGCACTCAACACCAAGTCCAAGTTGACCACTCGACTTTCGAAGAGCCTTCCGGACAGAGGGAGGCGGGGTAAATAAGCCAGAGCGCTGGAACTTACCACGATCTCGAATAGCACCAGGGCAGTTCCTCTAGCGTTTATCGGTGACCATGTCGCAGAATGACTTCCTCGCTCACGACGTATTCTTCGAGCTAAACTTCAGTACCCGGAAGATGATGCCAGCTACTGCAGACGCCCAGTCATTTCTCTCATCAGGAACTCTATTGATCCTAAAATGGCGACACTCTTTCCTCCTCATACTGCGCATGCGCAAACACCACATCCTGTCAGTGTCACATGCCAAGCCACACAAAC
Encoded here:
- the LOC138981014 gene encoding SCO-spondin-like, translating into MKTTEFLLVNILVMTGWNHVTAGETCQGPRGGIVAVGKAWVAKDGCNVCTCTQFGVECQTWRNCDNHDHLGAPGDPVCSYGVQDHYTVGQKWRAADGCNDCVCTAIGMNCTAQPCGNARSFATPKPPGSHMEFEDCRYKDKIYHYGDHFLADDGCNTCVCSIPGNFATFPSCTTTPCAPVG